One Megalopta genalis isolate 19385.01 chromosome 5, iyMegGena1_principal, whole genome shotgun sequence DNA window includes the following coding sequences:
- the ACC gene encoding acetyl-CoA carboxylase isoform X4, producing MTEREGKDEPNLSEEGATPPRRIRHRPSMSQGTVMIQTQSRLHEKDFTIATPEEFVHRFGGTKVINKVLIANNGIAAVKCMRSIRRWSYEMFKIERAVRFVVMVTPEDLKANAEYIKMADQYVPVPGGTNNNNYANVELIVDIAIRLQVQAVWAGWGHASENPKLPELLHKNNISFIGPSERAMWALGDKIASSIVAQTADVPTLPWSGSELTAQYSGKKIKISSELFKKGCVSTVEECLAAANKIGFPVMVKASEGGGGKGIRKVENAEELPTLFRQVQTEIPGSPIFIMKLAKCARHLEVQLLADNYGNAISLFGRDCSIQRRHQKIIEEAPAVIAKPEVFEEMEKAAVRLAKMVGYVSAGTVEYLYDTSGRYYFLELNPRLQVEHPCTEMVSDVNLPAAQLQIAMGLQLHHIKDIRLLYGESPWGDSIIDFDQPRHKPQPWGHVIAARITSENPDEGFKPSSGTVQELNFRSSKNVWGYFSVGASGGLHEFADSQFGHCFSWGEDRNQARENLVIALKELSIRGDFRTTVEYLITLLETESFQQNNIDTAWLDLLISERVRSEKPDVLLAVTCGALHIADRTITAAFSGFQTALEKGQIQAGNDLENVVDVELINDGYKYKVQTAKSGPNSYFLSMNGSYKEVEVHRLSDGGLLLSLDGASFTTYMREEVDRYRIVIGNQTCVFEKDNDPSLLRSPSAGKLISFLVEDGGHVNAGQAYAEIEVMKMVMSVTASEAGSVFYIKRPGAVLDAGTLIAHLELDDPSLVTKAQDYTGQFPETEAPAISEKLNHLHAKYREGLENILGGYCLPDPYHLPRVRELLEMFMNSLRDPSLPLLELQEVIATISGRIPISVEKKIRKLMSLYERNITSVLAQFPSQQIAAVIDGHAASLSKRSERDVFFLTTQAIVQLVQKYRNGIRGRMKTAVHELLRLYYTVESQFQQGHYDKCVSALIDEYKDDVATVTGMIFSHNQVTKKNVLVTMLIDHIWANEPGLTDELSSTLTELTSLNRTEHSRVALRARQILIAAHQPAYELRHNQMESIFLSAVDMYGHDFHPENLQKLILSETSIFDILHDFFYHTNRTVCNAALEVYVRRAYISYELTCLQHLELSGEVPLVHFQFLLPINHPNRQSQSSVNHRIGAMAAFQDMEQFIRYSDEVLDLLEDLSSPSSISAKVLEAVDAAGSESRHSTSINVSMSNAEPVVAVELGERPAEPVHILSVAVQDNVENHDDESLAQVFGDWCTSNKEELISRGIRRVTFAVLKKRQFPKFFTFRQRDGFLEDKIYRHLEPGCAFQLELNRMRTYDLEALPTSNQKMHLYLGHAKVAKGQQVTDYRFFIRSIIRHSDLITKEASFDYLQNEGERVLLEAMDELEVAFSHPLAKRTECNHIFLNFVPTVIMDPAKMEESVNDMVLRYGSRLWKLRVRHAEIKMAIRPAPGKPASIIRLCIANDSGYSIDLHLYTEVTDPKTGIIRFESTDLRKSGSMHGLQISTPYLTKDYLQAKRFQAQSAGTTYVYDLPDMFRQQTEKIWQKYIEERSNCNITVPNPVMDCVELVMEGDNLVEQKRLPGENNVGMVAWRLKLYTPEYPETGRDIILIANDLTYLIGSFGPKEDLVFCRASERARQLGIPRVYFSANSGARIGLAEEVKALFKICWEDENEPEKGFKYIYLTPDDYARLAPLNSVKASLIEDRGESRYKITDVIGKDDGLGVENLKYAGMIAGETSRAYDEIITISIVSCRAIGIGAYLLRLGQRVIQIENSHIILTGYKALNTVLGREVYASNNQLGGIQIMHYNGVSHATDERDLDGVETALRWLSYCPKFKGAPLPILPSPLPDPIDREIGYVPTKTAYDPRWMLDGRQSQNEINGWESGFFDRGSWQEIMRPWAQTVVTGRARLGGIPCGVIAVETRCVELHLPADPANLDSEAKTISQAGQVWFPDSAYKTAQAIQDFRKEEIPLFIFANWRGFSGGMKDMYEQIIKFGAYIVDGLREYSKPIFVYIPPNGELRGGAWAVVDPTINPRYMEMFADNTSRAGVLEPEGIVEIKFRTKDLVKTMHRVDSVIIKLKEKLSNVNTPEERTEIESKIRKRELELEPMYRQVAVHFADLHDTPERMFEKSTIHDIIPWRKARRLLYWRLRRRLLEDQIREEVLSTQPRFDVRQVGAMLRRWFIEDKGPTECYLWDQDEAATNWLESQRQSENSVIARNITCVKQDAVVSQIKEALEACPEVRLTAILEIAHRLQPTERAELLRTLSQLETTAQEHHNDSSASS from the exons GCCCAGCATGTCGCAGGGCACGGTGATGATCCAGACCCAGAGTAGGCTGCATGAGAAGGACTTCACTATTGCCACACCCGAGGAATTCGTTCACCGTTTCGGCGGTACCAAAGTCATCAATAAG GTGCTGATCGCGAACAACGGAATAGCGGCAGTGAAATGCATGCGTTCGATACGTCGTTGGTCCTACGAGATGTTCAAGATCGAGCGGGCCGTTCGGTTCGTCGTGATGGTCACGCCGGAGGATCTCAAAGCGAACGCGGAGTACATCAAAATGGCAGATCAGTATGTTCCTGTACCCGGAGGcacgaacaacaacaattacGCGAACGTAGAGCTGATCGTCGACATCGCCATTCGGCTTCAGGTCCAGGCGGTGTGGGCTGGATGGGGTCACGCGTCCGAGAATCCGAAGTTGCCGGAGTTGCttcacaagaacaacatcagcTTCATCG GGCCGTCCGAGAGAGCTATGTGGGCCCTCGGTGACAAGATCGCCTCAAGTATAGTGGCGCAAACCGCCGATGTGCCGACATTACCGTGGTCAGGATCGGAGCTGACGGCTCAGTACAGCGGGAAGAAGATAAAGATATCGTCGGAACTGTTCAAAAAAGGATGCGTCTCGACGGTGGAAGAATGTTTGGCGGCAGCGAACAAGATCGGTTTTCCGGTAATGGTGAAAGCCAGCGAAGGTGGTGGTGGCAAGGGCATCAGAAAAGTAGAGAACGCCGAAGAATTGCCTACGTTGTTTAG ACAGGTACAAACCGAGATACCTGGGTCTCCCATATTTATTATGAAACTGGCGAAGTGTGCGCGCCACTTGGAAGTTCAATTATTAGCAGATAATTATGGAAACGCGATATCGTTGTTCGGTCGTGATTGCTCCATTCAGAGAAGACATCAGAAAATTATTGAAGAAGCGCCAGCCGTAATTGCCAAGCCGGAAGTGTTCGAAGAGATGGAGAAG GCCGCTGTTAGATTGGCCAAAATGGTTGGATACGTCAGCGCAGGTACTGTGGAATACCTGTACGACACTTCTGGGCGATATTACTTCTTGGAGTTGAATCCGCGTCTGCAAGTGGAGCATCCCTGCACGGAGATGGTGTCTGACGTCAATTTACCGGCTGCCCAGCTTCAAATCGCTATGGGATTGCAGCTTCATCACATCAAGGATATTCGTCTTCTTTATGGCGAAAGTCCATGGGGTGACAGCATTATTGATTTCGATCAGCCGCGACACAAACCGCAACCATGGGGTCACGTAATAGCGGCAAGAATTACTAGTGAAAATCCGGACGAAG GTTTCAAACCAAGTTCCGGTACTGTCCAAGAACTGAACTTTAGATCCTCGAAGAACGTATGGGGCTACTTCTCAGTAGGCGCTTCTGGCGGTCTTCATGAATTCGCGGACTCGCAGTTCGGTCACTGTTTCTCTTGGGGAGAAGATCGTAATCAAGCTAGAGAAAATTTGGTCATTGCTCTGAAGGAGTTGAGCATCAGGGGTGACTTTAGAACAACCGTCGAATATCTGATCACATTACTAGAAACAGAATCCTTCCAGCAGAATAATATAGACACAGCTTGGCTTGATCTATTAATTTCTGAACGTGTTAGAAGCGAAAAGCCGGACGTATTGCTAGCTGTAACCTGCGGCGCTCTTCATATCGCTGATAGAACTATCACAGCTGCTTTCAGTGGATTCCAAACTGCATTAGAGAAGGGACAGATACAAGCTGGTAATGACTTGGAGAACGTAGTCGAC GTTGAACTCATTAACGATGGGTACAAATACAAAGTACAAACAGCCAAATCAGGACCCAACAGTTACTTTCTTAGCATGAATGGTTCTTACAAAGAGGTAGAAGTACATCGACTCTCGGACGGCGGTCTGCTGCTCTCTCTGGACGGAGCTAGTTTCACTACCTACATGAGAGAGGAGGTCGACCGTTATAGAATTGTAATAGGAAACCAAACTTGCGTCTTCGAGAAAGACAACGATCCATCTTTGTTGCGATCACCTTCGGCCGGGAAGTTGATCAGCTTTCTGGTTGAGGACGGCGGTCACGTAAACGCCGGACAGGCTTACGCGGAGATCGAAGTAATGAAAATGGTGATGTCGGTGACCGCTAGCGAAGCTGGAAGCGTTTTCTATATCAAGAGACCTGGCGCGGTCCTCGACGCTGGTACTCTGATTGCGCATTTAGAGTTAGATGACCCAAGTCTAGTAACCAAAGCCCAGGACTACACTGGCCAGTTCCCGGAAACCGAAGCTCCTGCTATCTCGGAGAAATTGAACCATCTTCATGCTAAGTACAGAGAGGGTTTGGAGAACATTTTGGGCGGATATTGCTTGCCCGATCCGTACCATCTACCGCGCGTACGCGAACTTCTCGAGATGTTTATGAACTCGTTGCGCGACCCTAGTTTGCCTTTGCTCGAACTGCAAGAGGTGATCGCCACGATATCCGGCAGAATTCCAATTTCTGTTGAGAAGAAAATTAGGAAATTGATGTCCCTGTACGAAAGGAACATCACCTCTGTTTTAGCACAATTTCCTAGTCAGCAGATCGCCGCTGTGATCGATGGACACGCGGCGTCGCTATCGAAGCGATCCGAACGGGACGTTTTCTTCTTGACCACGCAAGCTATTGTTCAGTTGGTACAAAAATATCGGAACGGCATACGTGGAAGAATGAAGACCGCCGTTCACGAACTTCTCAGGCTCTACTACACCGTCGAGTCCCAATTCCAGCAAGGTCACTACGACAAATGTGTTTCAGCATTGATAGACGAATACAAGGATGACGTGGCTACAGTGACAGGAATGATTTTCAGTCACAACCAAGTTACCAAGAAGAACGTCCTAGTTACTATGCTAATCGATCACATTTGGGCGAACGAGCCCGGCCTCACGGACGAGCTGTCCAGTACATTGACAGAGTTGACTAGCTTGAATCGTACAGAACATAGCAGAGTTGCGTTACGGGCCAGACAGATCTTGATCGCTGCCCATCAGCCTGCTTACGAATTGAGACACAACCAAATGGAGTCTATATTCTTGTCGGCAGTGGACATGTACGGTCACGATTTCCACCCGGAGAATCTGCAGAAACTAATTCTCTCCGAGACATCGATCTTCGATATTCTACACGATTTCTTTTATCATACCAATCGGACGGTCTGCAACGCCGCGTTGGAAGTCTACGTTAGAAGAGCCTACATTAGTTACGAATTGACCTGTTTGCAGCATTTGGAATTGTCCGGCGAGGTTCCTCTCGTACACTTCCAGTTTCTGTTGCCCATTAATCATCCGAACCGGCAGAGTCAGTCTTCGGTGAATCACAGGATCGGAGCCATGGCAGCTTTCCAAGACATGGAACAATTCATCAGATATTCCGACGAGGTGCTCGATCTGTTGGAAGACCTCTCTTCGCCGAGCTCGATATCCGCCAAAGTTCTGGAAGCAGTGGATGCGGCTGGCAGCGAATCCAGGCATAGCACGTCCATAAACGTGTCTATGAGTAACGCGGAACCCGTCGTTGCGGTTGAACTGGGCGAGAGGCCTGCCGAACCGGTGCACATCCTTAGCGTCGCCGTCCAAGACAACGTAGAGAATCACGATGACGAATCGTTGGCGCAAGTGTTCGGAGACTGGTGTACCTCGAACAAAGAAGAACTGATCTCGCGAGGTATCAGAAGAGTAACGTTCGCTGTTTTGAAGAAGAGGCAATTCCCGAAATTCTTCACCTTCCGTCAGAGGGACGGTTTCTTGGAGGACAAGATTTATCGGCACCTCGAGCCAGGGTGCGCGTTCCAGTTGGAATTGAACCGAATGAGAACCTACGACCTAGAAGCTCTACCTACCTCAAACCAAAAGATGCATCTTTATCTTGGCCACGCGAAGGTCGCCAAAGGGCAACAAGTCACCGATTATCGGTTCTTCATCCGTTCTATCATAAGACACTCCGATCTAATTACCAAAGAGGCCAGTTTCGATTATCTTCAGAACGAAGGTGAACGGGTTTTATTGGAGGCCATGGACGAATTGGAAGTCGCCTTCTCGCATCCGCTCGCTAAGCGTACCGAGTGCAATCACATATTCCTGAACTTTGTTCCCACGGTCATCATGGACCCAGCGAAAATGGAAGAGAGCGTGAACGATATGGTTCTGAGATACGGTTCTCGGTTGTGGAAACTGAGGGTACGTCATGCCGAGATCAAAATGGCAATTCGTCCAGCTCCGGGCAAGCCGGCAAGCATCATACGCTTGTGCATCGCCAATGACAGCGGTTATAGCATAGACTTGCATCTGTACACAGAGGTGACAGATCCAAAGACTGGTATTATTCGCTTCGAGTCCACCGACCTGCGGAAGTCGGGATCCATGCATGGTCTGCAGATTTCCACGCCATATTTAACCAAAGATTATCTTCAAGCAAAACGATTCCAGGCTCAAAGCGCCGGTACGACTTACGTGTATGATTTGCCTGATATGTTCAGGCAGCAAACCGAAAAGATCTGGCAGAAGTACATAGAAGAGAGGTCGAACTGCAATATAACTGTTCCAAATCCAGTGATGGATTGCGTAGAATTGGTCATGGAGGGTGACAATTTAGTGGAGCAAAAGCGACTTCCCGGTGAAAATAATGTTGGCATGGTGGCTTGGAGATTAAAACTGTACACACCTGAATATCCGGAGACCGGCCGGGACATTATATTGATAGCAAACGACTTGACCTATTTAATCGGTTCCTTTGGTCCGAAAGAAGACTTGGTATTCTGCAGAGCATCCGAAAGAGCCAGACAGCTTGGCATTCCCAGAGTTTATTTCTCTGCGAATTCTGGAGCGCGCATTGGTCTGGCGGAAGAAGTGAAGGCGCTCTTTAAAATCTGCTGGGAAGATGAGAACGAACCGGAGAAaggatttaaatatatttatttgacaCCGGACGACTATGCTCGGTTAGCGCCGCTTAATTCTGTGAAGGCTTCGTTGATCGAAGATCGGGGAGAATCTCGTTACAAAATTACGGACGTCATCGGCAAGGATGATGGTCTTGGTGTAGAGAACTTGAAATACGCCGGCATGATCGCTGGCGAAACGTCCAGAGCTTACGACGAGATAATTACAATTTCTATCGTATCCTGTAGAGCTATTGGTATTGGAGCATACCTGTTACGTCTTGGACAGAGAGTCATTCAGATAGAGAACTCGCACATTATCTTGACCGGTTACAAAGCATTGAATACCGTATTGGGTCGCGAAGTGTACGCGAGTAACAATCAACTGGGTGGTATACAAATTATGCATTACAACGGTGTGTCCCATGCAACGGACGAAAGAGACTTGGACGGTGTCGAAACCGCTTTAAGGTGGTTGAGCTATTGTCCTAAGTTCAAAGGTGCACCACTTCCTATACTACCGTCGCCGCTTCCCGATCCAATTGACAGAGAAATCGGTTACGTGCCCACAAAGACAGCCTACGATCCTAGGTGGATGCTCGATGGCAGGCAGTCGCAGAATGAAATAAATGGCTGGGAAAGCGGATTCTTTGATCGGGGTTCTTGGCAG GAAATAATGAGACCCTGGGCTCAAACTGTGGTAACCGGAAGAGCCCGATTAGGCGGAATTCCGTGCGGTGTTATCGCAGTAGAAACAAGGTGTGTCGAGCTACATTTACCAGCTGATCCTGCCAATCTCGACTCAGAGGCGAAAACTATATCCCAAGCAGGACAAGTATGGTTCCCTGACAGCGCGTACAAAACTGCCCAAGCTATCCAAGATTTTAGGAAAGAAGAGATACCACTTTTCATCTTCGCCAACTGGAGAGGATTCTCTGGTGGAATGAAAG ATATGTACGAGCAGATCATCAAATTCGGTGCGTACATAGTAGACGGTTTACGGGAATATTCAAAACCGATATTTGTGTATATTCCACCTAATGGAGAATTACGAGGTGGCGCTTGGGCTGTAGTCGACCCAACTATAAACCCTCGTTACATGGAAATGTTCGCTGACAATACAAGCAGAGCTGGTGTTCTGGAACCTGAGGGTATAGTTGAAATCAAATTTaggacgaaagatttagttaaaaCTATGCACAGAGTGGATTCAGTGATTATAAAACTCAAG GAAAAATTATCTAATGTAAATACACCAGAAGAACGAACAGAAATCGAGTCTAAAATACGGAAGCGAGAACTGGAATTAGAACCCATGTATCGTCAAGTTGCAGTCCACTTTGCGGATCTCCACGATACACCGGAGAGAATGTTCGAGAAGAGCACGATTCATGACATAATTCCTTGGCGAAAGGCGCGTAGGTTACTCTATTGGCGGCTCAGGAGAAGGCTTCTGGAAGATCAAATAAGGGAAGAAGTCTTGTCCACCCAGCCGCGTTTCGATGTCAGGCAAGTTGGTGCGATGTTGCGGAGATGGTTCATAGAAGATAAAGGCCCGACCGAGTGTTACTTGTGGGATCAGGATGAAGCTGCAACCAACTGGTTGGAAAGTCAACGCCAAAGCGAGAACAGTGTTATTGCACGAAATATAACCTGCGTAAAGCAAGATGCAGTTGTTTCGCAAATCAAAGAGGCTCTTGAGGCCTGTCCAGAGGTCAGGCTAACTGCAATCTTGGAAATCGCCCATAGGTTACAGCCGACAGAACGCGCGGAATTGCTTAGGACATTATCGCAACTAGAGACCACTGCCCAAGAACATCATAATGACTCGAGTGCCTCGTcttaa